In Vicugna pacos chromosome 10, VicPac4, whole genome shotgun sequence, the following proteins share a genomic window:
- the RTN4RL2 gene encoding reticulon-4 receptor-like 2 — translation MLPGLRSLLQGPASACLLLMLLALPPAAPSCPMLCTCYSSPPTVSCQANNFSSVPLSLPPSTQRLFLQNNLIRTLRPGTFGPSLLTLWLFSNNLSTIYPGTFRHLQALEELDLGDNRHLRSLEPDTFQGLERLQSLHLYRCQLSSLPSNIFRGLVSLQYLYLQENSLLHLQDDLFADLANLSHLFLHGNRLRLLTEHVFRGLGSLDRLLLHGNRLQGVHRAAFRGLSRLTILYLFNNSLASLPGEALADLPALEFLRLNANPWACDCRARPLWAWFQRARVSSSDVTCASPPERQGRDLRALREADFQACPPAAPTRPGSRARGNSSSNHLYGVAEAGAPPADPSTLYRDLPAEDPRGRQGGDAPTEDDYWGGYGGEDQRGEQTCPGAACQAPPDSRGPALSAGLPSPLLCLLLLAPHHL, via the exons GTCCCGCCTCGGCCTGCCTCCTGCTGAtgctcctggccctgcccccagcagccCCCAGCTGCCCCATGCTCTGTACCTGCTACTCGTCCCCGCCCACCGTGAGCTGCCAGGCCAATAACTTCTCGTCGGTGCCGCTGTCCCTGCCGCCCAGCACGCAGCGCCTCTTCCTGCAGAACAACCTCATCCGCACGCTGCGGCCAGGCACCTTCGGGCCCAGCCTGCTCACCCTGTGGCTCTTCTCCAACAACCTCTCCACCATCTACCCGGGCACCTTCCGCCACCTGCAGGCCCTGGAGGAGCTGGACCTCGGTGACAACCGGCACCTGCGCTCTCTGGAGCCCGACACCTTCCAGGGCCTGGAGCGGCTGCAGTCGCTGCACCTGTACCGCTGTCAGCTCAGCAGCCTGCCCAGCAACATCTTCCGTGGCCTGGTCAGCCTGCAGTACCTCTACCTCCAGGAGAACAGCCTGCTCCACCTACAG gATGACCTGTTCGCGGACCTGGCCAACCTGAGCCACCTCTTCCTCCACGGGAACCGCCTGCGGCTGCTCACGGAGCACGTGTTCCGCGGCCTGGGCAGCCTGGACCGGCTGCTGCTGCACGGGAACCGGCTGCAGGGCGTGCACCGCGCGGCCTTCCGCGGCCTCAGCCGCCTCACCATCCTCTACCTGTTCAACAACAGCCTGGCCTCGCTGCCGGGCGAGGCGCTGGCCGACCTGCCGGCGCTCGAGTTCCTGCGGCTCAACGCCAACCCCTGGGCGTGCGACTGCCGCGCGCGGCCGCTCTGGGCCTGGTTCCAGCGCGCGCGCGTGTCCAGCTCCGACGTGACCTGCGCCTCCCCGCCCGAGCGCCAGGGCCGCGACCTGCGCGCGCTCCGCGAGGCCGACTTCCAGGCCTGCCCGCCCGCCGCGCCCACGCGGCCCGGCAGCCGCGCGCGCGGCAACAGCTCGTCCAATCACCTGTACGGCGTGGCCGAGGCCGGGGCGCCCCCCGCCGACCCCTCCACCCTCTACCGCGACCTGCCCGCCGAAGACCCGCGGGGCCGCCAGGGCGGGGACGCGCCCACCGAGGACGACTACTGGGGCGGCTACGGCGGCGAGGACCAGCGGGGCGAGCAGACGTGCCCCGGCGCTGCCTGCCAGGCGCCGCCGGACTCCCGCGGCCCCGCGCTCTCGGCCGGGCTCCCCAGCCCTCTGCTTTGCCTCTTGCTCCTGGCGCCCCACCACCTCTGA